In one Trichocoleus desertorum ATA4-8-CV12 genomic region, the following are encoded:
- a CDS encoding nuclear transport factor 2 family protein, giving the protein MRDQPVPEIELLRTAYVAFNARDIDAALVLMTPDVAWPKAFKGGFVRSPEEVRAYWTEQWSEINPHVEPVAFHPQEDGQVLVEVHQVVRDLSGAVLADEHVGHRFTIKHGLIEAMEVCPL; this is encoded by the coding sequence ATGCGAGATCAACCTGTACCAGAAATTGAGCTCCTACGCACAGCGTATGTGGCCTTCAACGCGCGCGACATTGATGCCGCCCTTGTCCTCATGACTCCCGACGTGGCTTGGCCGAAGGCATTCAAAGGCGGTTTTGTTCGTAGTCCTGAAGAAGTCCGCGCTTACTGGACGGAGCAGTGGAGCGAGATCAATCCACACGTCGAGCCGGTTGCCTTTCACCCGCAGGAGGATGGGCAGGTCTTGGTCGAGGTGCATCAGGTCGTGCGCGATCTGTCCGGAGCCGTGCTTGCCGATGAGCACGTCGGCCACCGTTTCACCATTAAGCATGGCTTGATTGAAGCCATGGAAGTCTGTCCGCTTTAA
- a CDS encoding shikimate kinase gives MSSDIILIGPIGTGKSTIGALLAARLALPQCSMDEYRWVYYKEIGYDEELAKHKRQTEGFWGVYQYWKPFEAYAVERLLSEHKNCVIDFGAGHSVYEDSSLFQRVQQALAAYSNIVLLLPSPDLDASVQVLNERNEYVPDGSPNVNEHFVRHPSNYELAKFTVYTKAKTPEEICNEILRLVSAA, from the coding sequence TTGGGCCTATTGGTACTGGAAAATCCACTATTGGAGCGCTGCTAGCTGCTAGACTTGCTCTTCCACAATGCTCGATGGATGAGTATCGATGGGTTTACTACAAAGAGATTGGGTATGACGAAGAATTAGCAAAACACAAACGGCAAACGGAAGGATTTTGGGGAGTTTACCAGTACTGGAAACCTTTTGAAGCTTATGCAGTAGAGAGGTTACTGTCAGAGCATAAAAACTGTGTCATTGATTTTGGAGCGGGTCATTCTGTATATGAAGACAGCTCTCTATTTCAAAGAGTTCAGCAAGCTTTAGCTGCTTATTCAAACATTGTTCTCTTACTTCCTTCACCAGATCTAGATGCATCAGTACAAGTTTTGAATGAGCGCAATGAGTATGTGCCTGATGGTAGCCCCAATGTCAATGAACATTTCGTAAGGCATCCTTCAAACTATGAACTTGCGAAGTTTACGGTATATACGAAAGCAAAGACACCTGAGGAAATTTGCAACGAGATTTTGCGGTTGGTAAGTGCAGCATAA
- a CDS encoding dual specificity protein phosphatase family protein, translating to MYKFAAASENESIVFGSARPGYSNEQVTEWIEFMQNQDIKRVCCLLPESQLTRYANLLDIYRQTFGLDYVCWTPIEDFHFATPEILIHQILPFLAITNQNDEKVVVHCSGGVGRTGHVLAAWLVAGRGLSNKAAIDAVKQTGKNPYEAVIAGPFKGRNPWKLAAELNLLLDECNRLRGKLS from the coding sequence ATGTATAAATTTGCTGCTGCTTCGGAGAATGAATCTATCGTGTTTGGCTCTGCTCGCCCTGGATATAGTAACGAGCAAGTAACTGAGTGGATTGAATTTATGCAGAATCAGGACATCAAGCGTGTTTGCTGTTTGCTTCCTGAATCTCAACTGACTCGCTATGCCAATCTACTTGATATTTACCGACAAACTTTTGGGCTCGACTACGTATGTTGGACACCGATTGAGGATTTCCACTTTGCCACCCCGGAAATTCTGATCCACCAAATTTTACCGTTCTTAGCGATCACTAATCAGAATGATGAAAAGGTCGTTGTTCATTGCTCTGGCGGAGTTGGGCGCACGGGACATGTTTTAGCAGCTTGGCTTGTGGCTGGACGAGGACTCTCTAACAAAGCCGCGATCGATGCTGTTAAACAAACTGGGAAAAATCCTTACGAAGCAGTGATCGCTGGTCCATTCAAAGGACGCAATCCGTGGAAACTTGCTGCGGAACTCAACCTGCTACTAGATGAATGCAATCGATTGAGGGGCAAGCTATCTTGA